TCCTTCGCGGCGGCCAGCGCGGTCTCCGCCTGGCTCGCCAGCTTGGTGCGCTCGGTCTTGGCGACCTTCGCCTGGGCGGTGAGCGACTCGGCGGCGTTCTTGTCCTTGGTGGCCTGCTCGTAGACGGCCTTCGACTGCTCGGTGAGCTTGCTCATGGTTCCGAGCTGGAACAGGAGCTTGTCGGCGTCGGAGCCGGAGCCTCCACCCTTCATGAGCAGCGTGCCCGTCAGGTCGCCGCCGCCGGCCGACTTGGCGAGGTGCGAGGCGAGGAGGCCGGCGCGCATCTGCGACGTCTTGGCCTTCTCGGCGGCGGTCGCGGCCTGGCCCTCGAGGTCGGCCTGCTTCGTGGTGGCGGCCTCGAGCGCGTCCTTCGCCTGGAAGTACGCCTCCGCCGCCTTCTCGGACTCGATGCGCGCGGCGTCGACGCCCGACTGCAGGTTGCCGATCAGCGACGTGATGTTCTCGATCATCGCCTGCTGGTTCGAGACGTTGTCCTTCGCCTGCTGCACGTCGTTCCACGACGGGTAGTCGACCGCCTGTGCCGGCGTCACGATGCCGATGGAGGCCGTGACGGCGCCCATGACGCCCGCGCCGATGGCGAGGCCCGGGCGGAGGCGAGGGTTCTTGTCGGTGTCAGCCAAGGGGTGCCTGCCTGTCTCTCATGAACGGGATGCCGTCGATCTTCTGGCCGCCGACCCGCACCTCGTAGTGCAGGTGGCAGCCGGTGGAGGCTCCGGTCGTCCCGACGCGCGCGATCGGCTGGCCGGCGCTCACGCCCTGGCCGATGCCGACGAGGATGCCGCCGTCGCGGATGTGCGCGTAGCCGGTCTCGACGCCGTTGCCGTTGTCGATGAGCACGAAGTTGCCGTAGGTGCCGAGCGGGCCGGCGTACTCCACGGTGCCGCCGAACGCGGCGTAGATCGGCGAGTTGCAGCCCGCGCCGATGTCGATACCCATGTGGTAGGTGCTGCCGACGCCGCCCGGCGACGGACGTGCGCCGAAGCCGTCGGTGATCGGCCCGGCGGCGGGGACGGCCCAGCCCTGCGGCCCGACGTAGCCGCCCGGCAGACCGCCGGAGCCGCGGGCCGCAGCCGCAGCGGCCGCAGCGGCGACGCCGGCCTCGTAGCCGGCGACGGTCTTGGACGTCGCGTCCTTGAGCGCGGCCAGCTGCGCCTGCATGATGACGATCTGCTTCTGCTGCTCGGCGAGCTTGTCCTGCGCCGCCTTGGCCGCGGCGATCGCGGCCTTGAGCGCGTTGTCGGCCGCGACGCGGAGCTTCTCGCGCTCCTGCTTGGCGACATCGGCCTGGTCGGCGAGCGAGGAGGCGGTGTTCTGCGCGGCCTTGGCGTCGGCGTAGACCTTGTTGGACTGCTCCACGAGCTTCGACATGCTGCCGAGGTCGGAGAGGAGCTTGTCGGGCGACGACGTGGAGGCGCCGTTGCCGCTCAGGAAGAGGTTGGCGGTGAGGTTGCGACCGCCGGTGCGGTAGAGCTGGGCGGCGAGTTTGCCGGCCTGCACGCTCGCGTCGTCCGCCTTTTTCTGGCTCGCGGCGGCCTGGTCCTCGAGCTGCTGCGCGCGGACCGTCGCCGCGTCGAGCCGGGCCTCCGCCTCCTGCAGCTCGGCGCCGCGCTTCTCGGCCTCGGCCTGCGTGGAGGCGACCTCGCCCTTCAACTCGCTGATGAGGCCGTTGATCCTGCTGACCTGCGCCGACTTGGCCGACTCGTTGGCCTTGGCGTTCTGGACGTCCTGCCAGGACGGGTAGTCATCGGCGTACGCCGGGGCGGCGACGGAGCCAACCAGCGCCACGGCGACGACGGCGGCCGCGGCCAGCGCGGTGCGGAGGCCGCGCGGGCGTGCTCGCCCGCTGCGTCGGTCCCTGGTCGCCTCGCTCGTCATCCACCGCTCACTTCGTTCGCGTCCGTCAGTTCTGCGCGTCGTCCGTCACACCGGCCACACCGTTCACAATCGTCACGAATATCGCTTTCGTAACAATGGCAACACAGGGCACTTTAGCAACCGGGCGCGTCTCCGCCTCCGCCATTCACCCATGCCGCGGCGGGCGGTACGTGCATTTCGGCGGGGGTGGCGGCGGATTGCCGGGGCGTAACCGGGCGATTCCGGTGGCCGCCTCGGCGGACCCGCCCGGGATGCGGGCCCGATTCGCTTTCTCCCGGCAAGTTCCGTATGCTTTCGTGTCGGTGGTCATCGGAAAGCGCGAGCAGCCCGGTGCGACCCGGCCCCATCGTTTAGCGGCCTAGGACGCCGCCCTTTCACGGCGGTAGCACGGGTTCGAATCCCGTTGGGGTCACCGTCCGTCGCTAGCGATGGCGT
The sequence above is a segment of the Leifsonia williamsii genome. Coding sequences within it:
- a CDS encoding M23 family metallopeptidase; the protein is MTSEATRDRRSGRARPRGLRTALAAAAVVAVALVGSVAAPAYADDYPSWQDVQNAKANESAKSAQVSRINGLISELKGEVASTQAEAEKRGAELQEAEARLDAATVRAQQLEDQAAASQKKADDASVQAGKLAAQLYRTGGRNLTANLFLSGNGASTSSPDKLLSDLGSMSKLVEQSNKVYADAKAAQNTASSLADQADVAKQEREKLRVAADNALKAAIAAAKAAQDKLAEQQKQIVIMQAQLAALKDATSKTVAGYEAGVAAAAAAAAARGSGGLPGGYVGPQGWAVPAAGPITDGFGARPSPGGVGSTYHMGIDIGAGCNSPIYAAFGGTVEYAGPLGTYGNFVLIDNGNGVETGYAHIRDGGILVGIGQGVSAGQPIARVGTTGASTGCHLHYEVRVGGQKIDGIPFMRDRQAPLG